gaatctttgtcgattatgattctccttcacactagctctgtTAGAACCCATGCACgtgatctctttaccgctcatttacgggttgtcactttaatgagacattCTTCCCGCCATTAcatggacgttgcccactatgtctcatctcaatcCCCGTATCGCACAAgtatgataagcaagtgcgataaattctagctttcagaatattgctccagacgcattcatctgatctagctaaagtgacgagatcatgtACCAATTGCAAACATGcatgcaaggatagacgtacttaacggacaTCGAATCAACATCCCTGGAAGGTGTGCCATCCCTGTTGGACGGTTTAGAAGCCTTTGTTGGACAGTTTGGTACAACGACAGATAGTCAATCAGTTTGTCTTGGCCTGGAACACGACAGATCATTCGATttgtaggattcacttccctagaagaggaagacacggCATAACAATGAATTCATACTTGATCGccatctcaaatcatttccatcttatAAGATTAATCCAAATTACTCTTGAGACTTGAAGTTATTGgtctagtatactagtttggatgagctaaatggaaaagagattaccatcgatgatattttcacttatatggtagctatcgacataaatgaaaagtgaTGATATTGAACCGTGTTCCATTGATTTAGTGACAACGtggaactgattggacaactaaaATTACAATCcaagtcaaattccttaccaaagtgtgttttggacctgtcgttcctacactgcctAAGGTAACCCTGTTGTGTTACAAATGGGAAAGGAAGCATTATGAGATGAATaaaatagtgcgatatgatgcatGCCTTATGGCGCAAGGATTCTCTCAAACGTCCTatgattgatagcagcattatgaaatgtggttagtgttttctccatggagatatagatacggagatttacatgtaagttcctgaATAATTATAtagactggttcaaatagttccaaaccacggaacaccctcttaactcgtTTTAAGGCATTCACTTATGGATGGAAAAAATCCAAccgatgtggtatacccgtctaagtgattatttgatcagtcagggatgaattatgcccttgcgtgttaaactatgaagtcttattccgaaTTGCTAAAGTTACAATTTATGTCGttgacacgaatctcactaagattCTAGAAGAGCTTGAGATGGAATTTTAAGATGaatgatcttgggaaaactcgtttatgcttTGACTTGAAGTTCAATAGTTAGGATcttggaatagaacacacctcacaattacacatctctctcttctctttctatgccgcactctctctctctctctctttctggcCTCCATAAATGCTCAGTAAATTATGTCTacaacacacatatatatatatatatatatatatatatatatatatattaaggattattttaggaataataatgggtagggaaataacattttagttttttaaactttttatagTGGGTGTAAATATAACGTGGGTGAGGAAAAAAGACAATTGGGTGGATCTAGCAACTCtcaatatatattattatataaaaaagaTGGACAATCAAACCGATTTCTCGATTAAATAGAAGCCCAAAGAGGTGAGGCGAATATGGTCCCATCCCTAATAACAAGAGATATGTAAAAAACAGGTCTGATTACGCCTATTCCTAATCCTAAATGGAATGTAACAACGCAGGGATCCATATGTAAACATATTACCTATTTAGACACGCTCGAATGACCCCTTCTCATAATTAAAATGTATATAACCCTATTCCGGTCTGGTCCGGTATGAAATGAACTTATAATCTTGGAATGGACTCAATCATCATATTATAGATTATAAGTTCATAACCTAGCCTATTCCCATTTTGGGCCTGTTTCTAGCTCGAAAGAACCACTCACTAGCTAGCCGAACTAGTAGGGCCCTATCTAGAGACATACTGAAAATCATGCCTTTAGAATCGAAACCGAACGCAACGCATGTCTtccaaatcaaaggaaaaatggGCTTGTTGGGAAGAAAGATGGAGTGTGGCTTGTAGAGCATATGTAACGCATAGTCGGGTTGCTCGTGCagcgaatctctctctctctctctctctctctctctatctatctAAAGATATCTAGAGAGACGCAAAAGTAATAACCTTATGTTATGGCCGACCCCGACTTACGACATTTATGCTACTCCTATTGTTCAACTCTTTGACAACATGACAAACCAAAAGTTCTGCCCTCCCCCTATCTATCCAAGGGATGGAAGGGCAGATGTCTTTGGTATCCCCTCTAGTCAAGAATTTGGGCCTCACAATTGTTagagttttgagactcttgtcccacatCAGAAAAAACAAGATTCCCTTTGACCTTTATAAATGTTTTGTCTTCTACAATATTAGTTAGATGTTGGACCATTTGGAATGAGGATTGAGGCTTAGGCCACTAGTTGTGTGAATTAGGCTTGatgattataccataatattaatataaattaatattaattaatcaagacaagggccttgggccttgtggCACTTGGGGcctaagaattaaaattaatctgattaattagttttaatttttgaattaagttttaaattaaaattaattaaaaatattttgattgatAGATACAACTTTTTGGAAAGAGATGTATAGCTTCAGATACatccaaaaggtatttgaagaggtatgaaagagCCTATATAACTGGAGTCCTCAGTTCCATTGGAAATcatcttttctttctctttttcttctgtaCACAATTCttagagagtaaacacacaaagcaatttGTTAGAATTCTATACTCCAGTACGGGttgtagaattaggtagttgtatcctagtcgagcagacgttgtagaaccacaagcacaagagtgggacgaaaatactgttcgaaggacatagATTTTGCGTTAGCCTCTACCTGttgtaatcaagttagtaacATTGATATTCTTGTATTTATTTCTGTATTTCATCCTGCACAACAAGTATtttgattaataaaattttataattttgagttctgttatttttatttatttctgaattgttctccaacaacaATTACTAGCCAATATGCTTTCTCTCATGCCTTTCTTCGTTCATGGTTCGATATTCTGGTGTCCTAGGCGTAAAGGAACCACATCAATCCATCCCGAACTTGGTGGTCAAACTCTACTGCGGTGACGATACTGAAGGGAAGGTCCTGCAGAAAAATATCTCAACATCAGGATGATAAAAAGCTTAACACCTCTCATTCGTATTACTTTttcaatataaaagaaaaaattgaaaatgaaaagatCGTCTTAATCAAAAATTCCAATTCAATTATAAAATCCCTTCTGTCCCACTTCACACCTGGGCATCTTCAATAGAGATTGTCATAAATAGTAGTCGCATAGTGCAAAACAAGTGGACTTAACTTTTGaggttgaaaaaaattaaataagtaaAAGTCGAAGTGTAAAGAATATTTCGTAAAGTAAGTACTAAGCTATAATATGGTTCTATTCTCGTTGATTGTAATCGCGTGTTACTTCATCAAACCCGTCATGTTGAAGTAGATCATCATTGTGACACAGAAACAGttaaaaaagaacttaatgtgctTACACAACCAGTTGAATCATTTTTATTCGATATTATTCAATCTTACACCCGATTAGACATTATTCAAGGATAACGATCTAATAGTTATTTCATACAAAGAGAGATTAACACCGTTTAAAAGTAGAAAAGTGGAGTCCTATCCTATGTGCTACTTGATTCCCTTGTCCTACAGAGTTGCCTCAACTCCTCCACCACCCCATCCATCTCTTCatcctctttgttcttcatgtttTCACTCAATTCCATTGCCTTTCCTTTCAAAATCTGTCCTATTTTCTCCACCAAAACTTCTGTGATCACCTTTGCTACCTCTTCTCGTTCGAGGCTGCCACTTCCAGTTCTCCGAACCTCCAGACCGACACCGACTTCCTCTACCAATCTAGCGTTCAGAGGCTGGTCCAGATGCATAGGGATGGCTATAATTGGAACACAAAACTTGATACTCTCCATAACAGAGCTCCATCCACAGTGACTCACAAACCCGCCAATACTAGAATGCTGCAATATCTTTGCTTGTGGAGCCCAACCCTCCACTACCATTCCCCTCTCTCCCACTCTCTCCATAAACCCTTCTGGCAATAACTCTTCAATTTTAGTTGTCTCGCCCACAGGAAACCTAATAACCCAAATAAAACAAACGTTGCTGAGCTCTAACCCAAGAGCTATCTCTTGTATTTCCTCCTTGGACAAAAAGTACTCAGTCCCAAAGGAAACAAACACGACCGAAGATCTTTCTCTAGTGTTTAGCCATTTTATGATTTCTGTTTCCTCTCCTTCTCCATCTAAAGGCTCTTGAACCAGTGAACCAACAGGCACAATCACCTTCCCCAATAAACCACAGAGATAATCGATATATTTTGCTTCGATCTCTCTAGAAGTCTTTATCAAAATGATCTTACAAGATTGTTCGGTGCATTTCTGTACACGCTCTCCATCGCTGAGGCCATTTGATGGAGATTTTCCCAAATTGTTGAACTTCATTAACTCATAATCCCGAAGATAGATTGAAGGAAAAGGAAATCTGGCACTAGGGGATTTACAACGGCGATGATTACCAAATGAAGCCATGGCAGCACAGCTAGGGTAGAACTGGACTGCTGGAATATTTTTTGACAATGCTCTAAAGGGTGCCCATGGTTGAAGAAAGTCATAAATGAGCAAATctggttttagggttttgaggATGTTGGAGAAGTTCTCGCTGGCCATGTCAAAGGCCTTTTTGAGAGTGGGCATGAGATGGGGTGGGAGGCCATTGGTAGTGTGGTAGTGAGGTGGCAGTTCAGGCAACTCATCGTATGGAAGATGGAGTTCCACAAGCTCAATGCAGTGAGAGTATTTTTGAGGGAGTTTTGGTTTGATGGAGTTGAGATTTACAGGTGTGGAGCAAAAGAAGATGTGAAAATTCCCCCTAGAGGTCAGCTTCTTGGATAGCTCTAGGAATGGAGATATGTGGCCATGAGCAAGCCATGGAAGCATGAGAACACTAGTTTTTCTTTGCTGAACAGAATCCATTGACTCCTAAATTCTTAATTTCTCAGATGTTGGTTTTCGAGACAGAAGTGACGGTGATGACTGATGAGTAAATGCCAAGATATATATAGATGAGTCATGAAAAGCTTGAGAAGAGAAACGTGGAAGCTTCATGTGCATGGTTGGTGTAAGTGCATACGTAAATTCCAGATTGAATCGGCGTCCTAGTTCGGATAAACTCTTCCACAAAGGCCGATAAAGTCTAcaatattctttttctttgtgttAATTGGTCTGATAAGATAAAAGCAACAAATTAACAAAATGACAAACTACAACCACAATGTACAGTACAGCCACAACCATCGGTGGAACAAATAAAAAGGCAAAGCATCTGAAATGTACACACTTTTCACGTCCTCCTTATTAACTAATACTTGCACCTTAGCTTGTAGAGGATGACATGTTATCTAAACTTAATTGCCCCTCTTATTCACTGTTGATGAATCCTTCGGATGTGCAAGATCAACCTAAATATTAAGATTACTTACAATGCATGCCAATTCCTAGATTGTAGAAATCTTCaagaatataaaaaattatgctGATTTCCCGTCGAATCAAATGTCCACAAGATttattaaatttagttttaatgattttttagtaTTGCTCATAGTGAGATAGTAATTCATCAATAAAGATttattaaatttagttttaatgattttttttattaacaaccgatattatttacactaaaagtgAGAGAGTGAATTAAGTCATAGACTAAACTTACcattataatgtgattcaaattcgtttttgataagAATCCAACCTACTATTATCATTTTAATTTTACCCCTACTAAAATCCCTCTTTATCTTCCTTCCTAACCCAGGCGATCTCTTTATTCTTCCTCTGTTAAAATTTGTTGACACCCTGCTAAAAGATTtgtcacttacaaataaaaataaatataattagatcgtagtactaaatgactagttttaatgattttttttacaaacgatattatctacgttAAGGGGGAGGGAATGATCTTATTCTCATAATAAACTAACAATAATTTGATTCAAACTCAACTTTAACGAGAATTGAAATCTCTCACTTACGTTACTTCTTATTTTTTGTAATGAAACCCCATTGAAAATTAATCGAAAATGACACGGTGGCCCAAATGGACCAAAGGCATCATTGGCTTGTTGCTTTTGCACCCTCATCGTTCAAATGGTCGTGAGAAAGAAGCTTCCTCTGTTCATTCCCTCCGTGGATTCATCATTCATGGAGCTTACATTCTAAGGCAAGCCAAATTGTACCCTggttctctctcttttccccttTTCCCCTTTACTTTTCGCAATCTCTCACCTGGATGCTCTTCAATTTCAATTCAAGTTCTTTGATGTTTAATCTCTGTCATGGTTGCAGCAGCGCCATTTTGAAGTTTGGGGGTTTCATTTGATCTTCCTCTAGAATGCACAATTCTAATCAGGACTCGCAAGATCAGAGGTAAGGATCATCTGGGTATCTctcatttctttgtttttgtttcgttTTCAGGAGGATCTCAATGTTTGAACTGTTCTGTCACACGGGGGCTGTGTTATGCTTTCTCCTTCACTGTGCCGGTTTCTTTTCgcatttttttttaccttttcgaTTTCAATGAAGCCGAAAAAAATCTGTGAATCAGAAATTACAAATGCGAAGATCAACAGGTGTTTTTGTGGTTTTGAGGTTTAAATTGTGTATGACTATGAATTTCATTATTCATCAGTTGTCTGCACACTTGTTGATGAGAAAATGTAGGAGATTACGAAATTTTAGCATGCCATTCCATTTTCTAGGAATTTAATTAGCAGAGCTTAGTATTGATGCTTGGCATGATGGATGTGATATTCAATATTTGCAAGATCAAATTAATGTCCACCCATATTATTTGATGCTGATGCGTATTTTTCTTATTGTATTCTTCTCAAAGATGAAATATATGATCCCATTCAACTATGAATGACTAGCAGCATTcactttttattgtttcctttaGAGATTAGTATATCCCACAAAAACATTTAGAGGGTTGGTGTTTCGTTCTTATAGTTTGTTCGAAAGagtgatattttgttttatttgaggCATAATAGTGCTTCAACCCCTAATTATTGCCATGTAAATCAGGAGTAATTCCGTCATGGAGGATTCCACTGCAATGACTATTGAGTTTCTTCGGGCACGGTTGCTGTCCGAGAGGTCCGTTGCAAGAAGTGCAAGACAGAGAGTTGATGAGCTGGAAAAAATGGTATATTTCAGGATATGGGAATGTTGTGGATTTTTTTAATGTCAGACCTGTTGTTCAAAGAACTCTCACTCACTTTCATTAGTTTTAccaatattagttttttttttttttacaatttaggTAGAAGAAATGGAGGAACAACTTAAGATTGTTTCTCTTCAAAGAAAAATGGCTGAGAAAGCCACAGCAGATGTTCTTGCCATTTTGGAGAACCAAGGAGGAAGTGACATTTCCGAGGAATTTGATTCCAGTTCTGATCAGGAAACACACCAGGAATCCAAAGTGGGTAATAACTtgacaaatgaagaagaaagcttTGTAATTTCGAAGGCGAGAAGAAATGAACAGGAGGAACTTTCGGGTTCTGATGCTGATTCTTCTCTAATACCTGGTAGAAGCTTGTCTTGGAAAGGGCGCATTGAATCTCCACGTTCACGGGAAAAGTATAAAGATCTATCCACAAGAAGACGTAGCAATTTTTCATCCATGGGTTCTAGTTCTCCAAGACATCACCTTGGAAAATCCTGCCGCCAGATAAAGCACAAGGAAACAAGGTTGGTTTGTTTGGCTTACTACTTTACTCGTTTTCTGTGCATATTAAAGTATATATATTCATAGGCCTGCCGATttgatatatgtatgtattggTTTAGGTGCTTCGCTATTTGATATAGTGTTTACAtcctttttaataaattttcctAATCCAGTTGAAGGTGATTCAATGAAGTTGAAAGTATTTTATCCATTGAGATGCAGTATAAATACTAGTCTAATCTAAATCTAACTATAGAGACACGTCTTTAACCAAAGACCTAAGACTTCTGATATCAATTATTAACCGCAGTAGCCCAATTTTCTAATATCTAAGTGTTATTGTTGTTATGGTTAATAACattattgttattgttattaTGTTTGCTTTTAAACTAAGTATTATTGATGTAAAGAAAGTTATTAACTTCAAACGTATATGCATATTTGAAGAAACCTATTATGGAAAAATTAGAAAgaacgtgtgtgtgtgtgtgtgtgtgtgtggcttAATCAGATAAATGGTCCttgtggtcataaggtattcggaagatagccttgtggtaaaaaaattggatttaaacccctgtgacGTAGTCcattagcaaatttagtccaaaagtgaTTTCCATTAAATGTCCATTAAATGCAGGGTAAAATTGTACTTTCACATGTGCACCTTCTTCGTCCtcgtctctcttttctctctctgtaAGGTCTGAAAAGTATGGATAAGAAGTTTGAGAAAAGACGAGGTGTTTGGCACAACAGAATTATCGCCTTCTCAGCCAACCCAACTATTTCTGTTTGGTTTAGGGTTCCATGGCTCCAGTTCTAAGCAAAAGCATGTCTACTGCTTCACTGGCCTCGCTCATTCTTCGTCTCCTTTTGTGCTCAGAAGCTGACAACTCAACTTATTCAACTGTCACCATGGTCAAAATTATCATGAGCCTATCTTATATACTGATGGCCTCACTTATATGTGTAGGATCTGGGGACACACATTTTGCGACATGTTTTTGTGGGGCCCACTTCGCAATGcatttcaaagatccaaccatcTATCTTTTCTTACCTCAAGGGTCATGTCTACCAAAAATCACCCAAATACAAAACCATATgatcgttggattaaatttagtTGTTTCTTCGTAGAACCATTTTTgtccattttcttcactacaagtGAATgttttgagggtttttgatttgtctattttttttgcaaggatgatctatgaatgatgtactaaaatatagatggttcggatcgttgaaatacattTTGAAGTGGGCCCTACAAAGCGTGTGTCCCCGGATCCTAACCCTATATAGAGGAGTGTTGGAATATCCATTCTTCCTCCCAAAGTTTTCTAGCTGACAAAGATAATTGCAGACTGAAACTGGTTTTTCATATCTATTGCATTAAATGCTACATGCGCTGATGCATAATCCATGCTATTTACCTCATAATGTTCATAATCTATCAATTATGTTCTTCTCCCAACAATATAACTCCAGAgacaaaatgaaaaagaaaaaagagagagcaGAGTTTCCTGAAAAGTTCTTGGTTTATGTACTATGGAGTTCTGTATAATACAATAGTTTTAAATATAATgatttattgtatttttcagATCAGACAAGTTTGAttctcaacaaaatggtgtttcTGCTTCTTCAGAAGGGCTTTCAAATGGCCTGTACAGTGGGCATGAGAAAGTGAGAGAAAGTTCTGAATTCCGAGAAGGGAATGATGCACTCTCAGGGACCAtagaaaatcaaagaaatagGGACCTGGATTTCAGCGGGCATGGAAGAGACAAAGATATGGAAGAAGCACTAGAACATCAGGCGCAACTTATTTGTCAAAATGAAGAGATGGAGAAGGCTCAAAGAGAATGGGAAGAGAAGTTTAGAGAAAATAACACCAGTACACCGGTATGTTTCATATGAATCTATTCATATCATAGACCAATGCTTTTGCTTCAAGTTAGCATACCACTATAGTGCTACATAAAGTCTTAATCCTTGGAATAAATGCCCTTTGGATTTACACACTCTATAATAGTGTGCTACAAAACCATAATTGTTGCCATGATTGTATAATTTTCCTTTTCCGTTGTTTTAGGTATGCTTGACCGATTTTAAGTTCTGCAACATAACTCAGCAAGTTTAGTTAGACTATTTCTAGAACATCTTAATTTTTAATCAGTTAGTTTCTTGAATTACGTCTGATAGTGTATAGCTTAGTTTTGGAGTATTTGTGTTAGTTAATTTCTGAAAGTATGTTTCGTAGTCCATAGGCCATGGCTTACTTTGATTGGTGAAAAACCACATAAAAGTTCAAACATTTGGTTCCAAAGAACTTATTTACTTGAAGCTGACAACTCAACTTATTCAATTGTCACCATGGTCAAAATTATCATGGGGTCATCATCCCTTTGTCATAATACTAGTCACTAGGCTCACTACTAACATAATCCCTACCATTGCAAATACAACCAATGGCACAGTCGTCACTTCACTGTTGCTAATTGCATCCATCACTGGTCAGCACTGCCATTACCAATAGTCACCACCAATGATGTTGCCATTAGTTCAATTCCCAGTTACAACCTCATACCTTGAATGTTCCTTTCGGCTTCTGGGCATTGTGTATTCTGCTGTAATTGAGATTTCTTACGTTTGGTAAATTTGGTTTGGTTCTTCGTGTCCTTCCCCAAAAAACGAGAAGTAAATAATAGTAATCATATTAAAGATTTCCCTTCTTTTCTCTTCCTCAATTTTCGAAGAGATATGTAGGAGCTACAGTTGTATTTATTCTTGAAGATTTACTTTCGTTCTCCTTAATCAATCTCACAACCCACAGTTTCTTCAAATcagttttcatttgatttactAGAGAAATTAGCTCTTGGCAACATCAAATTAAAAGTTTCAAACCTGATTTATCAACATATTTGACAACTTCACATCAATTTTCTCTAAGTAATTCATCAGGTTTTTTGGACTTTAGGGTTACTTTTCTCATCTTCAACAGTGTCATCAAGATCTCTTGTATGACATTATCTATGAATTTGTATTGATCCCTGTCCAAAAAAATTCTCTTTACTCTCACCAAACTCTTTGTCAAAAGTTTTCAATTCCCAACCAAATATCATAACAAAACTATCAACTGCTtttgaaaaacaataaaatgctgGAGGAAGGTACGTGCTAGTTTCATGTTAGCTTGGCATTGTCTTATTATTTGGGCTTATAGGAGCCACCACATCCCTAAGATGTTAATTCGTCTTTCATGGCTTTGAAACGCTTTTCTACCCAGTATATTGGGGATTAATATGGATGATGCAGCATTAGCCTCATTTCTTCGATGCATTTTTCATTTGAGCGAGGACTTTCTGTGGGCCTTTtaagattataaaaaaaaattaaaaaaaacataaacacaCATCAATTTACCGAACTAGGCTTCAAAACTAATTAATCAGTTTTGAATGAACATATAGCATGGTGATTTTCTCCCCGTGATATTTTGTTTGGCACAAGTAACATTTGTTTCTAAGCAGTCATTCACTTTACTGGTTGCATTTGTTAACGATGGTAATGGGTTTTAGTACATAAAGTCTCTTAGTTTTTCTTTCTCATGTTTGGAAATTTTATCCACTGACTTGGTGAGTTTTTGGTCATATAGGATTCATGCGACCCTGGGAACCATTCAGATATCACCAAGGAAAGAgatgagataaaggtacaaacGCCATCTCCTGCCAGGGTGGCTGCTGCCCAAGCTCAAGAGTCAAAGTTAGCAGCCAAAATTCAATCAAACGGTTTTCTACCAGCTTCACATATAGATACCGGAGGGTTGCAGGATAAGCTGAATAGAAGCTCTGCTGCTTCCTCACAGGTTCAAGAATTTGCATTCCCTACTGCAAATGGAAAGCAAAATCAAGAGAGCCCAGAAAATTATGCTCGGCACACTTCACGTGGCTCCCACCCTGACCTACTTCTGCATCAATCGGCCCACAAACATACATCAGATGCCTCTTCTTCTGATACAGGCAATGGTTTTAATAAAGGAAGTGCTTCAGGGAGCAGAAACGACCTATATGCATTGGTGCCTCATGACTCGCAGGATAAGTTAGGTGGTGTGCTGGATGCACTTAAACAAGCAAGGCTATCACTGCAACAGACGATGACTAGATTGCCGCTAGTAAATGGTACATCTCCACAGAAGTCCATAGAATCACCTATTCCCGCTGCGAAAACTGTAGACAGAGTAGAGACTCCTGTTGGGTTTGCTGGGCTTTTCAGACTACCAACTGATTTTGCAGTTGAAGAAGCTGCAACTCACAATAGCTACTTTGGTTCTAGCTTACCGTCTGCAAGGCATTTTCCTCAAATTAGGGATTCAGCAACTCCTGATCTCTTTGTCACAAGCCCTTATGTTGAGACTAGACCAACCTTCTCTACCAACACTGCTGATCGATTCGTCACCAGTCAATACATCGAGCCCAGACCTACCCTTTCAACTAATGCTGCTGATCGATTCGTCACCAGTCAATACATTGAGCCCAGACCAACTTTTTCTACTAGTGTTGCTGATCGGTTCGCCATCAATCCTTATGTTGAGACTAGATCAAATTTTCCTGCTAATGCTGCTGATCTATTTCCCAGTAGCCCTTACGCCGATACTAGATCAAATTTTCCAGCTGAAAACAGATTTCCGAGTGGGCTTTATGCAGAATCTGGGTCAAGAGTTTCTCCTCCGCTGCCACACCTTGATCCTTACTTTGATAAGGGTCTACCCTCGTCGAGATTTACCAATCCTCCCTATCCCAGCTATCCCTCTGTTCCAGACCCGACACCCTGGATAACCTCCGGTGAAACATTAACGAGAGCCCTACCAAGAAGGCCAGTTGGGGCACCAACAGATGGTTATTCGTTCTACGATCACATTCGACCCAGTATGTACAGATAGTAGCATGTAGGTTGCCATTGTTAGATAGTCACAGTGAAGCTTAGTGGTGAATGGTGGTTTTGTAAATTATTTGTTGGAGGAGACAGATTGTACACGAATGCTGCCACCATTTGTGCTTCCATCTTGTTCTGGTTTCTGTTTCCTTTAACGGCTCATTCATTCAACAAGCATATTTCAACATGGTCCTTGCTCTCTGGATCTCTGGATTTGACAATCCAACactcattttgttggaaaatttccAGTTTTGCTTGCATTCAAG
This region of Malus domestica chromosome 07, GDT2T_hap1 genomic DNA includes:
- the LOC103438845 gene encoding uncharacterized protein, with product MHNSNQDSQDQRSNSVMEDSTAMTIEFLRARLLSERSVARSARQRVDELEKMVEEMEEQLKIVSLQRKMAEKATADVLAILENQGGSDISEEFDSSSDQETHQESKVGNNLTNEEESFVISKARRNEQEELSGSDADSSLIPGRSLSWKGRIESPRSREKYKDLSTRRRSNFSSMGSSSPRHHLGKSCRQIKHKETRSDKFDSQQNGVSASSEGLSNGLYSGHEKVRESSEFREGNDALSGTIENQRNRDLDFSGHGRDKDMEEALEHQAQLICQNEEMEKAQREWEEKFRENNTSTPDSCDPGNHSDITKERDEIKVQTPSPARVAAAQAQESKLAAKIQSNGFLPASHIDTGGLQDKLNRSSAASSQVQEFAFPTANGKQNQESPENYARHTSRGSHPDLLLHQSAHKHTSDASSSDTGNGFNKGSASGSRNDLYALVPHDSQDKLGGVLDALKQARLSLQQTMTRLPLVNGTSPQKSIESPIPAAKTVDRVETPVGFAGLFRLPTDFAVEEAATHNSYFGSSLPSARHFPQIRDSATPDLFVTSPYVETRPTFSTNTADRFVTSQYIEPRPTLSTNAADRFVTSQYIEPRPTFSTSVADRFAINPYVETRSNFPANAADLFPSSPYADTRSNFPAENRFPSGLYAESGSRVSPPLPHLDPYFDKGLPSSRFTNPPYPSYPSVPDPTPWITSGETLTRALPRRPVGAPTDGYSFYDHIRPSMYR
- the LOC103438844 gene encoding beta-D-glucosyl crocetin beta-1,6-glucosyltransferase-like, giving the protein MDSVQQRKTSVLMLPWLAHGHISPFLELSKKLTSRGNFHIFFCSTPVNLNSIKPKLPQKYSHCIELVELHLPYDELPELPPHYHTTNGLPPHLMPTLKKAFDMASENFSNILKTLKPDLLIYDFLQPWAPFRALSKNIPAVQFYPSCAAMASFGNHRRCKSPSARFPFPSIYLRDYELMKFNNLGKSPSNGLSDGERVQKCTEQSCKIILIKTSREIEAKYIDYLCGLLGKVIVPVGSLVQEPLDGEGEETEIIKWLNTRERSSVVFVSFGTEYFLSKEEIQEIALGLELSNVCFIWVIRFPVGETTKIEELLPEGFMERVGERGMVVEGWAPQAKILQHSSIGGFVSHCGWSSVMESIKFCVPIIAIPMHLDQPLNARLVEEVGVGLEVRRTGSGSLEREEVAKVITEVLVEKIGQILKGKAMELSENMKNKEDEEMDGVVEELRQLCRTRESSST